The nucleotide window CAGGATATTCGTGTTCTTGGGCATTGTGACCTCCGCTGACGATCGGCAGACTGACGCGCTCCGTGTGCAATGCGATGCGCAGCCGCTCGCCCTCGTGCATCCAGCCCAGATCGACGCTATGAGCCGCTTTGACGCAGCCGGGCGAGCGAGGTCGGCGCGGACGAATCGACGACCGGCGGCGTCTGCCGTGAGGCGCGGTGTGCGACGGACTTCATGGCGTCAACGCCCGACCTGCTTCAGGTAGACCACGGCAGGACCGCCCGCTGCAAACGGAGCGCTGAGGCTGATCCGGCTGGCAGCCTCGACCGTCAGCGGGTCGGCCTGGACTGTCTCGCGCTCGTGACGCTGAACCACTCGACGGTGTACGCCCCGGCGGCCAGCTCCGCGCTGAAGGGATCGGCTGTCTCGCTCGGCTGGAGGACGAGGTACTCCCGACCCGGACTCGCGAGCATATACCCGGTCGAGCTGAGATCGCCGCGCGGCTCCATCGCCAGGACGTGCATCCGCGCGGCGAAGCGCAGCGTGTCGCCCATGGCGTCGCGGGCGGGCTCGAACGCCGCGTAGGGCACAAAGCCAGCGGTCGGGTCGGGTGGGCTCACGCCGTCGATCAGCCCAAAGTCCATGAGGATCGGGTGGTGGCCGCGCAGGAACGACTTCCAGGCCCACAGCGCGTCGCCCTTGCCTGCCGCGTGGTGGTCGGTATCCGTGATGATGACCTTCGTGCCGTCGCTGGCGGGCGGGTTTTCAAACCAGCGTGAGGCCGGGCCTCCCGGCTCGTTCGGGTGCTGCCTGCCAGCGAAGATCGCGTCGTCGTAGCCGGGCGAGATCCAGTCCGCCGGACCGTTGAGCAGCGGGTCGTTGACCCTGCGCTGGTCTGCAACCGGAAACTGCATCGTCATGCCGACCGGGTGCGGGGTGTAGCCCATCTGCTGCTCGCCATTCGACGGGAGGATCTGTCGCCGCCGATAGCTGACCACGCGACATGCACTCTGTGGCGCGTCCCAGTCCAGCCCGCGTCGACCTCGATACGGGTGGCTCGTTCAGGCGGGATACCGTGGGCAATCGTCGGTTCTTCACCGTCGCTCGGACTGGTGTGTGTCAGCGGCCCGTTGGGCGTGGCCGCGTCGTCCGCTCGTCGCTGGGCGCGGCTCCCGACACTTCCCGATTGCCGAGCAGCAGGTCCCAGGCGTTCTGGGTTCCGACAATGAACATCAGGAAGACGAAGACAGCCGGCGCATAGACGGCGAACGTCCAGCCAGCCAGCAGCCCAAGGGCGCCGACGGCGAGAACCGCGGCGGCAACCAGCGGCACAAAACAGCGATAGGCCAGCGTGAGCCATGACCCCCTGCTCGGCTGACGGGCTAGCACGTACGCGACCCTGGCGATTTCGCGCAGACCTTCGAGCGCGAGGATCAACAGCCCAATGCCCTGCACGGTCGGCGGCACCGGCAGCAGCATACCAAGCGCTGCAAGGAGTGGATGGAGCAGGTTGATCACGGCATCCGCTCCAAGCATGCGCGTCGCGTTGTCCAACGGGCGACGCGACAGGTGGATCGAAACACCGACGAAGACCAGGCCGACCAGGGCAGCACCCACGTTCGCCACGGCGGCATAGAACTCGCGCCATGCTGTGATCGCCTCACGCACCTCCATGATCGACTCTCCCATCCTTCATGATGCGCGTCCGCGTCGCTATGCCAGTGGCGGGAGTGCAAGGGCTGCTACCTCGGCAGCGTGCTGGCGGATCAGCACATCCCGCAGAATCCTTCCCACCGGGTTGCGCGGGAACTCGTCGACGAAGATCACGGCCTGCGGCTGGTGGAAGGGCGGCAAGCGACGCGCGCAGACGTCAAGCACCGTCTCCATCGTCAACGTGACGCCCTCGTCGGGCCGGACAAAGGCCACCGGCTGGTTCTCGACGGCGACGACCGCGACCTCGTCCACGTCGGGGATCTCGTGGATCGTCTCTTCCACGTCGCGCGGGTACACCACCTCGCCCGAGGGCGTGCGCCACACATCGGCGCGGCGGCCAAGAACCTGGAAGTAGCCATCGTCGTCCATGCACGCTAGGTCGCCGGTGTGGAACCATCCTTCAGCGTCAAGCCCGCGCGCTGCCGTGTCGTCTGCTCCGTAGCCGGCCATCACCTGCGGTCCCCGAACAACAAGCTCGCCAATCGCGCCAGGGGGGACGGGGGTGCCGTCGGCTAGGTCGAGCACCCGCGCTTCGATGTCTGGCAGCGGCAGGCCGACCGAGCCTGTCCGGCTTGACTGGAGCGGATTCAGCACCAGCTGCCCGACCTCGCTACGCTCATAGCCCTCGATCACGGGCGTGTGCGTGAGGCGCTCGAAGGCTTCTTTGGTTTCGACCGCGAGCGGCGCCGCTCCGCTCAGACACAGGCGCGGCCTGCCCGCGAAATACCGGCGGATGTGTGGGACATCGCCCAGCTCGATGTAGAGGTGCGGTACGGCCACCAGAACTCCGGGCCGCTCCCGCCGCAGTTGATCGAGCACGGCATCTACGCTGAAGTCCCGCGGCAGCACCAGCGTCGCCGCCAGAGAGATCGCCACGTTCAGCGCTGTCGCCAGCCCATAGGCGTGGCTGAAGGGAACCGCGCTCAAGACCGATTCCTGCCCGGGCCGGATGTCGTGGAGCCAGGCGCCGATTTGCAAGGCGTTGGCGACGAGGTTGCGATGAGTCAGCCGGATCGCCGTCGGCGCGCTGCCGCCGGTAAACAGAATCACGGCGGTATCGTCCGGGGTGGCGGCATCGGCCACCCCGGCTGGCGCACGTGCCGCGAGCAGATCCGGCCACGCGAGCTCAGGTTGACCGGGCATCACCTGCGGGGCGGCAACGGCCCGGCGGGCGAGGTACCCCCGCCCGTAATCGGCTGCGCTGGCGAAGATGAGGTACGCCACCGGACTTGCCGCCAGCACCTGCCGGGCCGTGGCGACCTCCGTCGTGACCAGTACCCGCGCGCGGGTGTGC belongs to Herpetosiphonaceae bacterium and includes:
- a CDS encoding alpha/beta fold hydrolase produces the protein MKLKLSTMMEWNWFWSQVRARTSLQLELYGRDVWITSPPGSPPMRLHLLDLGPEHPAQTLVLIHGFSGASISFQPLLPLARRYRILALDLRGHGRSDRPADGYTVAQMADDIAAALDALGVDKPVVVVGSSAGGFVATELALRYPDRVSRVVLITSPVVIREEALPRPLRALMHNPDRLIRVMNAIPGLIPEGSSYHVGTKRFYQDLLRWDGTQQYPRLRQPTLVITGVLDNLLGPSDFTRVAALIPQAEHVNVGTADHMLPFERPEAVLRAMERFLAADPSAPFAPHWRSANDDVDSPRLLAERPWVARYDDGVPATLDIPPVPLTRLLDVAARRFGTRPALRYEGQTITYGELVDEVDRFAQVLHQLGIGPGDRIMLVLPNSPHWAVAFFGTLRVGAIAVLAQGSVEGLLAQARHTRARVLVTTEVATARQVLAASPVAYLIFASAADYGRGYLARRAVAAPQVMPGQPELAWPDLLAARAPAGVADAATPDDTAVILFTGGSAPTAIRLTHRNLVANALQIGAWLHDIRPGQESVLSAVPFSHAYGLATALNVAISLAATLVLPRDFSVDAVLDQLRRERPGVLVAVPHLYIELGDVPHIRRYFAGRPRLCLSGAAPLAVETKEAFERLTHTPVIEGYERSEVGQLVLNPLQSSRTGSVGLPLPDIEARVLDLADGTPVPPGAIGELVVRGPQVMAGYGADDTAARGLDAEGWFHTGDLACMDDDGYFQVLGRRADVWRTPSGEVVYPRDVEETIHEIPDVDEVAVVAVENQPVAFVRPDEGVTLTMETVLDVCARRLPPFHQPQAVIFVDEFPRNPVGRILRDVLIRQHAAEVAALALPPLA